TCCCGCGTTTCAAGACCCTGGACATCATCCCGTCGATGCAGCCGACCCATGCCACCTCGGACAAGAACATGGCCGAGACCCGCATCGGACCGGACCGCATCAAGGGCGCCTATGCCTGGCGCAGCTTCCTGCACCAGGGCTCGCGCATCGCCTGCGGCTCGGATTTCCCGGTCGAGTCGCCGAACCCGTTCTTCGGCATCCACGCCGCCGTCACGCGCCAGGATGCGCAGGGGCAGCCGGTGGCCGGCTGGTATCCGAACCAGGCGATGTCGCTCAAGGAAGCCTTCCGCTGCTTCACGCTGGATGCCGCCTACGCCGGGCACCAGGAAAACAACCTGGGTTCGCTGGAGCCGGGCAAGCAGGCCGACTTCGTCGTGATCGACCAGGACCTGTTCCGCATGCCGACCCATGACATCCACAAGACCGGCGTGCTGGAAACCTGGGTCGCCGGCCGCCAGGTGTACAAAAAATGATTTGACGGGGTTGTATATACAACCTAGACTTCAGAGCAGCTTTGCGGTGCGCGCCGGTGGCCGCGCCGTATCCCCGACCGAAGGAGCCGCCATGTCCCAAGATACCCGTCACCTCGACGACCCCCGTTTCGACCCGACCCGTGTGATCCAGGCCCCGCGCGGCACCCAGCTCAGCTGCAAGAGCTGGCTGACCGAAGCCGCCTACCGCATGATCCAGAACAACCTCGACGCCGAGGTCGCGGAGAACCCGCAGCACCTGGTGGTCTACGGCGGCATCGGCCGCGCCGCCCGCAACTGGGCGTGCTACGACCAGATCCTGGCCTCGCTGCGCACGCTCGAGGATGACCAGACGCTGCTGATCCAGTCCGGCAAGCCGGTCGGCGTGTTCCAGACCCACCCCGACGCGCCGCGCGTGCTGCTGGCGAACTCGAACCTGGTGCCGAAATGGGCCGATTGGGAACACTTCAACGAACTCGATCGCAAGGGCCTGTTCATGTACGGCCAGATGACGGCCGGCAGCTGGATCTATATCGGTACCCAGGGCATCGTGCAGGGCACCTACGAAACCTTCGCCGAGGCCGGCCGCCAGCACTTCGGCGGCGATATGGCCGGCCGCTGGGTCTTGACCGCGGGCCTGGGCGGCATGGGCGGCGCCCAGCCGCTGGCCGCCACCTTCGCCGGCGCCGTCTCGCTGACCGTCGAGTGCCAGCAGAGCAGCATCGACTTCCGCCTGCGCACCCGCTACCTCGACAAGCAGGCGCGCGACGTCGACGAGGCCCTCGTCATGATCCGCCAGCACAAGGACGCGCGCGAGGCCATCTCGATCGGCCTGCTCGGCAATGCGGCCGAGGTGCTGCCCGAACTCGTGCGCCGCGCGAAAGAGGGCGGCCTGGTGCCCGACCTGGTCACCGACCAGACCTCGGCCCACGACCTGATCAACGGCTACCTGCCGATCGGCTGGACGGTCGAACAGTGGAAGGCGGCGCAGCAGGACCCGGCGCAGCACGCGCGCCTGAAGGCGGAAGCCGCGGCGTCGTGCGCGCAACACGTGCGCGCCATCCTCGACTTCAAGGCCTTGGGGGCGTATGCCGTCGACTACGGCAACAATATCCGCCAGGTGGCCAAGGACGAGGGCGTACAGGATGCCTTCGACTTCCCGGGCTTCGTGCCGGCGTATATCCGGCCGCAGTTCTGCGAGGGCCGCGGCCCGTTCCGCTGGGTGGCGCTGTCGGGCGACCCGGAAGACATCTATAAAACGGACGCGAAAATCAAGGAACTGTTCCCGCACGACGCGCGCGTGCACCGCTGGCTCGACATGGCGCGCGACCGCATCGCCTTCCAGGGCCTGCCGGCGCGCATCTGCTGGCTGGGCCTGGGCGAGCGCCACCTGGCCGGCCTGGCGTTCAACGAGATGGTGCGCACGGGCGAACTGAAGGCGCCGGTCGTGATCGGCCGCGACCACCTCGATACCGGCTCGGTGGCCAGTCCCAACCGAGAGACCGAGGCCATGCGCGACGGCACCGATGCGGTCTCCGACTGGCCGCTGCTGAACGCCCTGCTCAACACGGCCGGCGGCGCCACCTGGGTCTCGCTGCACCATGGCGGCGGCGTGGGCATGGGGTACTCGCAGCATTCGGGCGTGGTGATCGTGGCCGACGGCACCGAGGCGGCGGCCAAGCGCCTGGCGCGGGTGCTGGTGAACGACAGCGGCTCGGGCGTGATGCGCCATGCCGACGCCGGCTATGAGAGCGCCATCGACTGCGCCAAGCGCAATGGCCTGAATCTCCCAATGATCAAGTAATCGAATCGAACGACCATGACCGACACCAAACACTTCACCCTGCAACCGGGCCAGATGCTCTTGTCCGACCTGCGCGCGGTCTGGGCCGAGCGCCAGCCGCTGGTCCTGGCCGCCAGCGCCTGGGACGCCATCGCCGCGTCCTGCGCCACGGTCGACGCCATCGTCGCCAAGGGCGACCCGGCCTACGGCATCAATACCGGCTTCGGCATCCTGGCCAAGGCCCATATTCCGAACGACCAGCTGGCGACCCTGCAGCGCAACCTGATCCTGTCGCATGCGGTCGGCACCGGCGAACTGCTGTCGGACACCATCGTGCGCCTGATCCTGCTGACCAAGATCGGCAGCCTGGCGCGCGGCTACTCGGGCGTGCGTCCGGCGATCGTCGAAACCCTGATTGCCCTGTACAACGCCAACATCATGCCGGCGATTCCATCCCAGGGCTCGGTCGGCGCCTCGGGCGACCTGGCGCCGCTGGCCCATATGACGCTGGCGATGCTGGGCGTGGGCCAGGTGCGCCACAATGGCGTGCTGGTAGACGCCGCCGACGCCTTGCGCGCGGCCGGCATCGAGCCAGTCACGCTGGCGGCGAAAGAGGGCCTGGCCCTGATCAACGGCACGCAGGTGTCGACCGCGCTGGCCCTGCACGGCCTGTTCATGGCCGAGCGCCTGCTCGAAGCGGCGATGGTCACCGGCTCGCTGTCGGTCGACGCGGCGCGCGGCAGCGATGCGCCGTTCGATGCGCGCATCCACGCGGTGCGCGGCCAGCCGGGCCAGATCGCGGCAGCAAACATCTACCGCGAACTGGTGGCCGGCAGCGCCATCCGCGCCTCGCACCTGGTCGGCGACGAGCGCGTGCAAGACCCGTACAGCCTGCGCTGCCAGCCGCAGGTGATGGGCGCCGTGATGGACCTGATCGCCAATGCCGGCCGCACGCTGCTGATCGAAGCGAATGCCGTGACCGACAACCCGCTGCTGTTCGAGGGTGGCGAAATCATTTCTGGCGGCAACTTCCACGCCGAGCCGGTGGCCTTCGCCGCCGACACGCTGGCGCTGGCGATCGCCGAGATCGGCGCGCTGGCCGAGCGCCGCATCGCGCTGCTGATCGACGCCAACCTGTCCGGCCTGCCGGCCTTCCTGGTGCGCGAGCCGGGCCTGAACTCGGGCTTCATGATCGCCCACGTGACGGCCGCCGCGCTGGCGTCCGAGAACAAGTCGCTGGCCCATCCGGCCAGCGTCGACAGCTTGCCGACCTCGGCCAACCAGGAAGACCACGTGAGCATGGCGACCTTCGCTGCGCGCCGTCTCGACCAGATGGCGCACAATACGGCGGTCATCGTCGGGATCGAGCTGCTGGCGGCGGCGCAGGGGATCGAGTTCCATCGTCCCTTGAAGAGCTCGCAGACGCTGGAATCGGTGCATGCCCAGTTGCGCGAGCAGGTCGCTCCCTACGATGCCGACCGCTTCTTCGCGCCCGATATCGAAGCCGCGCGCAAGCTGGTGGTCGACGGCGCGCTGTCGGCATCGTGCAAGGCGTTGTTCACCGTGCTGCACCCGTAAACCCGTAACGGAGAGGAGTCGCGATGGAGTTCCGGTTCAAGGCAGGCAGGCTTCCCATGCTGGTATCGATGCCGCATGCGGGCGTCGATATTCCCGACGAGGTGGCGGCGACCCTGGCGCCCTGCGCCCAGGCGCGCGCCGACACCGACTGGCATTTGCCGGAACTGTACGGCTTCCTCGACGAGATGGGCATCTCGACCCTGTCGGCGCGCTGGTCGCGCTACCTGATCGACCTGAACCGCCCGCCCGAGAACACCAACCTGTACCCGGGCCTGGACACCACCGGCCTGTGCCCGCTCGATACCTTCGGGCGCGAGCGCCTGTACCGGGACGGCATGGAACCTGACCAGGCGGAGGTGCAGCGGCGCCTGGACCGCTACTGGCGTCCCTATCACGCGCAGTTGCGCGCCGAACTCGATCGCCTGAAGGCCGAACATGGCCGCGTGGTGCTGTGGGAAGCGCATTCGATCGCCTCGATCGTGCCGCGCTTCTTCGAGGGCAAGCTGCCGGACCTGAACTTCGGCACCGCCGAGGGTAAATCCTGCGCGCCGGGGCTGGAGCAGGCGATCCTGGGCGTCGCGCGCGCCCAGGACCGATATTCCATCGCCCTGAACGGCCGCTTCAAGGGCGGCCACATCACGCGCCACTACGGCCAGCCATCAAATGGCGTGCACGCGATCCAGCTCGAGAAATGCCAGTGCCTGTACATGGACGAGACGCCGCCGTTCGCCTACCGGCCCGAGGTCGCCGGCGAGCTGCAACCGCTGCTGCGCGACATGATTGGCGCCGCGGTGGACTGGGTGCGTGCATGACAACAGCCCTGTTCGCGCGCCATGCGCTGCTGCCCGGGGGCTGGCAGCGTGACGTGCTGCTTGAGTGGGATGCGCACGGCGATTTGACCCGGGTCGCACCCGGTGCAGCAGCGTCGTCTGAAGTGAGGCAAGCGCACTACGTCCTGCCCGGCATGGTCAACCTGCATTCGCACGCCTTCCAGCGCGCAATAGGCGGCCTGACCGAGATCGCCGGCGATGGCCCGGACAGCTTCTGGACCTGGCGCGACCTGATGTACCGCTTCGCCGCCCGCATCACGCCCGAGCAGATCGAAGCCATCGCGGCCCAGCTGTTCGCCGAATGCCTGCGCCACGGCTATACCTCGGTCTGCGAATTCCACTACCTGCAGCGCGACGTGGATGGCGGCAGCTATGCGCGGCCGGCCGAGATGGCCGAGCGGGTGGCCGCGGCGGGCGCGGCGACCGGCATGGGGTTGACCCTGCTGCCGGTGCTGTACAGCCATGCTGGCTTCGGGGAGCAGCCCCTGAAGCCAGCGCAGGCGCGCTTCCGTACCAATGTGGACGAGGTGCTGGGCATCGTCGAGGCCTTGGGCCCGCTGCGCAATGGCCAGCTCGAAGTCGGCGCCGCGCCGCATTCGCTGCGCGCGGCCACGATCGACCAGATCCGGGCGCTGGCGAGCGGCCTGCCGCCGGATCGCCCGCTGCACATCCATATCGCCGAGCAGCAGGGCGAGGTGCAGCAGTGCCTGGACCATGTCGGACGGCGTCCGGTCGAGTACCTGATGGACCATGTCGCACTCGATGCGCGCTGGTGCCTGGTCCATGCGACCCACCTGGACGAAGCCGAGACAGCCGCACTGGCGCGCAGCGGCGCCGTGGCCGGCCTGTGCCCGACCACCGAAGCCAACCTGGGCGACGGCCTGTTCCCGCTGGCGCCCTTCATCGAGGCGGGTGGGCGCTTCGGCATCGGCAGCGACAGCCATGTGTCGCAAAGCCCGGTGGAAGAATTGCGCTGGCTCGAATACGGCCAGCGCCTGCTGCACCAGCAGCGCAATGTGGCGCACACCCGCGCACAACGGCACGTCGGCGACTACCTGTGGCGGGCCGCGCTGGAAGGCGGCGCCCATGCTGCGGGCCGGCGCGTGGGCCTGCTCGAGGCCGGCCGGCGCGCCGACCTGCTGGTGCTGGACGACGCTCATCCGAACCTGGATGGCGTGAACGAGGCCGAAGTGCTCGGACGTGTTGTATTCTGTGGCAACGACAACCTGGTGCGCGACGTGCTGTGCGGTGGCCGCTGGGTCGTGGAAGACGGGCGCCACGTGGCGCAGGAGGAGATCGCCCGGCGCTACCGCCAGGCGCTCAGGGATTTGCGCGCAGTGACCTCATAGGTGAAGCAATGACTGTCTTGATTCCGTTTGCAGGTTTGTCCCCGGTGCCATGGAAGAATGGCGGCGGCAGCACGACCGAAATCGCGATCGGCCCGCAAGAGGCGGGCTTCGACGATTTCGACTGGCGCGTCAGCCTGGCAACCATCGCCGAGGACGGCGCGTTCTCGCAGTTCCCGGGCGTGGACCGCACGCTGGCGCTGGTCGACGGCCACGGCATGACCTTGCAGATCGATGGCGAGCCGGCCCTGATCAGCGATGCCGAACCGGTGGTCGCCTTCGACGGCGCGTCCGAGGTGAGCGCGCGGCTCAATCGCGGCCCGACCCTGGACTTCAACGTCATGTCGCGCAGCGAGCGTTGCTGGCACCAGTTCGGCCGGCGTCGCCTGAGCGGCGACTCCACCTTCGTCGCGCGCGCCGAGGTGACGATCCTGTTCCTGGCCGAGGGCGACAGCCTGCAACTGGCCAGCGACGACGAGCGCGTCGGCCTGGTGCGCTACGACGCCGTGATCCTCGACCAGGGCACGGTGTGGTCGCTGGAAGCGGGGCAGGCCACGATCTTCATCGTCGACGTCCATTACTATTCAGAGGACGACGACGAGGCGATGTATGACTGAACTGCTGTTCACCAACGTCCACCTGGCGACGATGGAGGACGGCTACGGCGAGCTGCCGGATGCCGCGCTGGCCGTGAAGGATGGCCGCATCGCCTGGATCGGCAAGCGCGCCGACGCGCCGCCAGCCAGCCAGGTGCACGACTGCGGCGGCGCCTGGATGACGCCCGGCCTGGTCGACTGCCACACCCACGTGGTCCACGCCGGCAACCGCAGCAACGAATGGGAAGCGCGCCTGAACGGCGCCACCTATGAAGACATCGCGCGCCAGGGCGGCGGCATCATGTCCACCGTGCGCGCCACGCGCGAGGCCAGCGTCGAGCAACTGGTCGCGGCCAGCCTGCCGCGCGTGCGCGCCCTGCTGGCCGAGGGCGTGACCACGCTCGAGATCAAGTCGGGCTACGGCCTGGAATTGAAAGCCGAAGAACGCATGCTGCGCGCGGCGCGCCGCATCGGCGAACTGTTGCCGGTGCGGGTGGCCACCACCTTCCTCGGCGCGCACGCGCTGCCGCCCGAATTCGCCGGCCGCCAGGACGACTACGTGCTTGAGGTCTGCGAGCGCATGTTGCCCGCGCTGGCGGGGCAGGGCCTGGTCGATGCGGTGGACGCCTTCTGCGAACGCATCGGTTTCACGGCCGCCCAGACCGAACGCGTGTTCGAGGCGGCGCGCAAGCTCGACCTGCCGCTCAAGCTGCATGCAGAACAATTATCGGATCAGGGCGGGGCGGAACTCGTGGCGCGCTACGAGGGCCTGTCGGCCGACCACCTGGAACACCTGAGCCCGCAGGGCATCGCCGCGATGGCGGATGCCGGGACGGTGGCCGTGCTGCTGCCGGGCGCCTATTACTTCTTGCGCGAGACGGTGATGCCGCCGATCGCCGCGCTGCGCGAAGCGGGCGTGCCGATGGCGGTGGCCACCGACTGCAATCCCGGCACCTCGCCGATGACGTCCTTGCTGCTGGCAATGAATATGGCGTGCACCCTGTGGCGCCTCACGCCGCAGGAAGCCCTGCTTGGCGCGACCGCCTACGGCGCACTGGCCCTGGGCCTGCAGGCCGATATCGGCACGCTCACGGTCGGCAAGCGCGCCGACCTGGCGCTGTGGAATATCGCCCGGCCGGCCGACCTGGCGTATGCGATCGGCTTCAATCCCTGCCGGGCCGTGGTGAATGGCGGCGTCGTGCGCACCCCACATCTTCCCGGTTGATCCGTCCACCCCACGCAACACCCGACACGCACATTGGGTAGGCCCTTGATCGCCCTCAATCCCGGCTTTCCCGCCTGGGTAATGATGAACACACAGAGAAACAAAACCGACACACGGTGACAGGCGGTTACAGCGGTAAGCAAATGTAAGGCTTAATGGATCATTAAGAATGGCCGACTATAGTCATTCATGTGATTCCCATCTCCCCTCCCCATTTGCCAAAATGGGTTTGCCCACGGCGCCAAGGCCCCGTGGGCTTTTCTTTGGGCCTGCGCTTTTCTCAGCGGCGCTCCGCCAGGGCCGCCAGACTGTCGCCGGTCACGCGGCAGATGCGCCAGTCCGGCATGACGTCCGCACCCATTGCTTTATAGAACTGGATCGCCGGCTCGTTCCAGTCCAGCACCGACCATTCGAAACGCCCGCACCCGCGCTCGACCGCCAGTTGCGCCAGGCGTTGCAGCATCTGCGTGCCGTAACCCTTGCCGCGGTGCGACTGCTTCACATACAGGTCTTCCAGGTACAAACCCTTTTTGGTGAGGAAGGTCGAGAAGTTGTGGAAGAACAGGGCGAAGGTGACGACATCGCCGTTTTCTTCGCCGACGATCGCCTCGCACGACGGCTGCGCGCCGAACAGCCCTTCATGCAGCAGCGCTTCGGTGGCGACCACCAGGTGCTCGAGTTTTTCGAACACGGCCAGTTCCACGATCATGGCGTGGATGTGGGCGACGTCCTGCGGCTGGGCGGGACGGATGGACAGGGTGGTAGTCAGACTCATGGCGATTCGATGGCATTGTTGAGGTTAGCGGATTGCACGCTCTTGACGGCAGGCGCGCGCACGGCCCAGGCGACGCTGGCCA
This portion of the Telluria beijingensis genome encodes:
- a CDS encoding formimidoylglutamate deiminase is translated as MTTALFARHALLPGGWQRDVLLEWDAHGDLTRVAPGAAASSEVRQAHYVLPGMVNLHSHAFQRAIGGLTEIAGDGPDSFWTWRDLMYRFAARITPEQIEAIAAQLFAECLRHGYTSVCEFHYLQRDVDGGSYARPAEMAERVAAAGAATGMGLTLLPVLYSHAGFGEQPLKPAQARFRTNVDEVLGIVEALGPLRNGQLEVGAAPHSLRAATIDQIRALASGLPPDRPLHIHIAEQQGEVQQCLDHVGRRPVEYLMDHVALDARWCLVHATHLDEAETAALARSGAVAGLCPTTEANLGDGLFPLAPFIEAGGRFGIGSDSHVSQSPVEELRWLEYGQRLLHQQRNVAHTRAQRHVGDYLWRAALEGGAHAAGRRVGLLEAGRRADLLVLDDAHPNLDGVNEAEVLGRVVFCGNDNLVRDVLCGGRWVVEDGRHVAQEEIARRYRQALRDLRAVTS
- the hutG gene encoding N-formylglutamate deformylase, with product MEFRFKAGRLPMLVSMPHAGVDIPDEVAATLAPCAQARADTDWHLPELYGFLDEMGISTLSARWSRYLIDLNRPPENTNLYPGLDTTGLCPLDTFGRERLYRDGMEPDQAEVQRRLDRYWRPYHAQLRAELDRLKAEHGRVVLWEAHSIASIVPRFFEGKLPDLNFGTAEGKSCAPGLEQAILGVARAQDRYSIALNGRFKGGHITRHYGQPSNGVHAIQLEKCQCLYMDETPPFAYRPEVAGELQPLLRDMIGAAVDWVRA
- a CDS encoding GNAT family N-acetyltransferase, with translation MSLTTTLSIRPAQPQDVAHIHAMIVELAVFEKLEHLVVATEALLHEGLFGAQPSCEAIVGEENGDVVTFALFFHNFSTFLTKKGLYLEDLYVKQSHRGKGYGTQMLQRLAQLAVERGCGRFEWSVLDWNEPAIQFYKAMGADVMPDWRICRVTGDSLAALAERR
- the hutI gene encoding imidazolonepropionase, whose amino-acid sequence is MTELLFTNVHLATMEDGYGELPDAALAVKDGRIAWIGKRADAPPASQVHDCGGAWMTPGLVDCHTHVVHAGNRSNEWEARLNGATYEDIARQGGGIMSTVRATREASVEQLVAASLPRVRALLAEGVTTLEIKSGYGLELKAEERMLRAARRIGELLPVRVATTFLGAHALPPEFAGRQDDYVLEVCERMLPALAGQGLVDAVDAFCERIGFTAAQTERVFEAARKLDLPLKLHAEQLSDQGGAELVARYEGLSADHLEHLSPQGIAAMADAGTVAVLLPGAYYFLRETVMPPIAALREAGVPMAVATDCNPGTSPMTSLLLAMNMACTLWRLTPQEALLGATAYGALALGLQADIGTLTVGKRADLALWNIARPADLAYAIGFNPCRAVVNGGVVRTPHLPG
- the hutH gene encoding histidine ammonia-lyase, with the translated sequence MTDTKHFTLQPGQMLLSDLRAVWAERQPLVLAASAWDAIAASCATVDAIVAKGDPAYGINTGFGILAKAHIPNDQLATLQRNLILSHAVGTGELLSDTIVRLILLTKIGSLARGYSGVRPAIVETLIALYNANIMPAIPSQGSVGASGDLAPLAHMTLAMLGVGQVRHNGVLVDAADALRAAGIEPVTLAAKEGLALINGTQVSTALALHGLFMAERLLEAAMVTGSLSVDAARGSDAPFDARIHAVRGQPGQIAAANIYRELVAGSAIRASHLVGDERVQDPYSLRCQPQVMGAVMDLIANAGRTLLIEANAVTDNPLLFEGGEIISGGNFHAEPVAFAADTLALAIAEIGALAERRIALLIDANLSGLPAFLVREPGLNSGFMIAHVTAAALASENKSLAHPASVDSLPTSANQEDHVSMATFAARRLDQMAHNTAVIVGIELLAAAQGIEFHRPLKSSQTLESVHAQLREQVAPYDADRFFAPDIEAARKLVVDGALSASCKALFTVLHP
- the hutU gene encoding urocanate hydratase yields the protein MSQDTRHLDDPRFDPTRVIQAPRGTQLSCKSWLTEAAYRMIQNNLDAEVAENPQHLVVYGGIGRAARNWACYDQILASLRTLEDDQTLLIQSGKPVGVFQTHPDAPRVLLANSNLVPKWADWEHFNELDRKGLFMYGQMTAGSWIYIGTQGIVQGTYETFAEAGRQHFGGDMAGRWVLTAGLGGMGGAQPLAATFAGAVSLTVECQQSSIDFRLRTRYLDKQARDVDEALVMIRQHKDAREAISIGLLGNAAEVLPELVRRAKEGGLVPDLVTDQTSAHDLINGYLPIGWTVEQWKAAQQDPAQHARLKAEAAASCAQHVRAILDFKALGAYAVDYGNNIRQVAKDEGVQDAFDFPGFVPAYIRPQFCEGRGPFRWVALSGDPEDIYKTDAKIKELFPHDARVHRWLDMARDRIAFQGLPARICWLGLGERHLAGLAFNEMVRTGELKAPVVIGRDHLDTGSVASPNRETEAMRDGTDAVSDWPLLNALLNTAGGATWVSLHHGGGVGMGYSQHSGVVIVADGTEAAAKRLARVLVNDSGSGVMRHADAGYESAIDCAKRNGLNLPMIK
- a CDS encoding HutD family protein; translated protein: MTVLIPFAGLSPVPWKNGGGSTTEIAIGPQEAGFDDFDWRVSLATIAEDGAFSQFPGVDRTLALVDGHGMTLQIDGEPALISDAEPVVAFDGASEVSARLNRGPTLDFNVMSRSERCWHQFGRRRLSGDSTFVARAEVTILFLAEGDSLQLASDDERVGLVRYDAVILDQGTVWSLEAGQATIFIVDVHYYSEDDDEAMYD